The following are encoded in a window of Lentisphaera araneosa HTCC2155 genomic DNA:
- the hflC gene encoding protease modulator HflC: MENKSSKTPLILCIIICLIMLTAMCSYTVGQSQAVVLTSLGKQSVELRPGLHFKLPWPISKAEKINTKRQIFNGSARDIPTSDNILLSSQISASWRITDPLKFRNSLGTLTDAQSNLKSIIETSQETILRSKSRDQLFSTEGMTTTEKDLLEDLNDRIQNSYGISFDFVGITSFSVPAANSETILSRMKEERIKEASIIRSEAESTAQIMRNEADSKKAKILAEAEAEARRKRGTSLVTIIEQYENHLEYSDFILFLKKLDALGEVSRYDTTLFLDPKTPIYDVLQPQNNTSDKK, translated from the coding sequence ATGGAAAACAAAAGCTCAAAAACACCTCTTATCTTATGTATCATAATCTGCCTTATCATGCTAACGGCCATGTGTTCCTACACTGTAGGACAAAGCCAAGCTGTGGTCCTCACCTCATTGGGCAAACAAAGTGTTGAATTAAGACCTGGACTTCATTTCAAACTTCCTTGGCCAATTTCCAAAGCAGAAAAAATCAATACTAAGAGACAAATCTTCAATGGTTCGGCACGAGATATCCCTACAAGTGACAACATACTGCTATCCTCACAAATATCGGCGAGTTGGAGAATCACTGACCCCTTAAAATTCCGCAACTCTCTTGGCACACTTACCGATGCTCAAAGCAACCTCAAATCGATTATCGAAACATCACAAGAAACTATTTTGAGGTCAAAAAGCAGAGATCAACTCTTTTCAACGGAAGGCATGACCACGACTGAAAAGGATTTACTTGAAGACTTAAATGATAGAATTCAAAATAGCTATGGAATAAGCTTTGATTTTGTTGGAATCACAAGTTTCAGTGTCCCCGCGGCCAATTCCGAAACCATTCTTTCACGCATGAAAGAAGAGCGCATCAAAGAAGCGTCCATCATTCGCTCTGAAGCCGAATCAACAGCCCAAATCATGCGTAACGAAGCAGACTCCAAGAAAGCCAAAATCCTCGCCGAAGCCGAAGCCGAAGCTCGTCGCAAACGTGGCACTAGTTTAGTAACTATTATTGAGCAGTACGAAAACCATCTTGAATATAGCGACTTTATTCTTTTCCTCAAAAAGCTCGATGCCCTTGGGGAAGTCTCCCGCTACGACACCACCCTCTTCCTCGACCCTAAAACACCTATTTACGATGTTTTACAGCCTCAAAACAATACTAGCGACAAGAAATAA
- the hflK gene encoding protease modulator HflK, translated as MSEDKPKKGGLNSLQDALRTTFVFIRIVMFLLVIAFVFSGVRTIEKNEKAVVLQFGKLKSTFDSNSRFVFAWPYPFDSVISIKTSSSRSLKSLRFTPKENPGDKIIKTVANTSLIPGEDGYLITADLNLLHCESTLRYTIADLPKYLFDSQDFEKLLLQLVDSSLLQSVAERNIDKARNQKEITQATLSRLNKRITDLQLGIEVLSIELKISFPAQIREETIAVSQASNEAARLQSEAELYARKTLNEAESSAAKVLTQADIDTTDLRARSEALMKTFLSLKGLYDKAPNMTQELLLREKMASILPDLEAVYLTNPDNTQLRLAMPRRPLQKKGEIKK; from the coding sequence ATGTCAGAAGATAAACCAAAAAAAGGCGGCCTCAATTCTTTGCAGGATGCTTTGCGAACAACTTTTGTTTTCATTCGTATTGTCATGTTCCTCTTAGTCATTGCTTTTGTTTTTAGTGGAGTTAGAACTATTGAAAAAAATGAAAAAGCCGTTGTCCTACAATTTGGCAAATTAAAATCAACTTTTGATAGTAACTCTCGCTTTGTTTTTGCCTGGCCCTATCCATTCGACTCGGTCATAAGCATCAAGACCTCAAGCTCAAGAAGCTTAAAGTCCCTTCGCTTTACTCCGAAGGAAAATCCTGGTGACAAAATCATCAAAACGGTCGCCAACACCTCACTTATTCCTGGCGAAGATGGTTACCTCATTACCGCAGACCTCAACCTACTACATTGTGAATCAACCCTTCGCTATACAATTGCTGATCTTCCCAAATACCTTTTTGATAGTCAAGATTTTGAAAAACTCTTACTGCAATTGGTCGACAGTTCCCTTCTTCAATCAGTTGCGGAACGCAATATTGACAAGGCAAGGAATCAAAAAGAAATTACTCAAGCTACTCTTTCCCGACTCAACAAACGTATAACTGACCTGCAACTGGGCATCGAAGTCCTATCAATAGAGTTAAAGATTTCATTTCCTGCACAAATCAGAGAAGAGACTATTGCCGTGAGTCAAGCGTCAAATGAAGCCGCTAGGCTCCAAAGTGAAGCGGAACTCTACGCCAGAAAAACACTCAATGAAGCTGAAAGTTCTGCTGCAAAAGTCCTTACCCAAGCGGATATAGATACGACCGATTTACGTGCACGCTCAGAAGCTTTGATGAAAACCTTTCTTTCACTCAAAGGCCTTTATGATAAAGCTCCCAACATGACACAAGAACTTTTACTCAGAGAAAAAATGGCCTCCATCCTTCCTGACTTAGAAGCTGTCTATCTTACTAACCCCGATAACACTCAACTCAGACTCGCAATGCCTCGTCGTCCACTTCAGAAAAAAGGGGAGATCAAGAAATAA
- a CDS encoding heavy metal translocating P-type ATPase codes for MATSEKNSYRYLLWAGAGLLFIINAQVFRYLMNDQLFLCSLSGLIATIIMLIPLVSTVIKDFKAGERKMHELAIIAVLASCVGSQDFTTPAAIAFFLLISLVIENKTASGVKTSLEKLARLVPGKAILLDTEGKITEVDPSDLKKDDIVRVPPGENILADGEIIKGKSSINEANISGESLPIDKQEGDSVFAGTVNINGLLEVRVSRAGKDTTIGKVRELILNAEKTKLPFVRMIDDYVRYYVPIVLTATALILYFNPTASDTLMRVTAALVIACPVALILATPTAIVASLSAAARSGILIKDVNHIESMARADAFMFDKTGTLTSGTLSVELVSPLQEDNEITLIKAAAIAESSSSHPVARAVRTFAEDAGFEDVQPDDLHEEPGRGVRAQWDNHTILAGNLKWMEDNGINTEYFESAMNEIALSMSLLYIAIDGIPVGWLGLSDSIRPDSADTLNDLKDCGIRYLGIVSGDRQSVVDAVGAKLTLNGRNGACSPEDKVKHLRALKDKGYHVVFVGDGVNDGPALATADIGIAMGAAGSDIAVESASIALMHNNLNRLPFLTQLSRAMRSVVLQNLILGIFIILGGMILAAMGMLQPVIAAAFQVIGSLAVVMNSARLVRQGENLSGESHES; via the coding sequence ATGGCTACTTCAGAAAAAAACTCTTATCGCTATCTTCTATGGGCAGGAGCTGGACTACTCTTCATCATCAATGCTCAAGTTTTCCGATACCTCATGAATGATCAATTATTTCTTTGCTCACTTAGTGGACTCATCGCCACTATCATCATGCTCATCCCCCTTGTGAGTACCGTGATCAAAGACTTCAAAGCTGGCGAACGAAAAATGCATGAACTCGCCATTATTGCGGTTCTCGCAAGTTGTGTTGGATCTCAGGATTTTACCACTCCGGCAGCCATTGCCTTCTTCCTCTTAATTTCCTTAGTAATCGAAAACAAAACTGCCTCAGGTGTCAAAACATCTCTAGAAAAACTCGCTCGCCTCGTACCAGGCAAAGCTATTCTTCTTGATACTGAAGGGAAAATCACTGAAGTCGACCCTTCTGATTTGAAAAAAGACGATATTGTCCGTGTCCCGCCAGGTGAAAACATCCTTGCAGATGGTGAAATTATTAAAGGTAAGAGCTCGATCAACGAGGCAAATATTTCGGGTGAATCACTGCCTATTGATAAACAGGAAGGTGATTCAGTATTTGCCGGTACGGTCAATATCAATGGTCTTCTCGAAGTACGCGTCAGCCGAGCGGGTAAAGACACCACTATCGGAAAAGTTCGCGAACTCATTTTAAATGCCGAAAAAACTAAACTCCCCTTCGTTCGTATGATCGATGACTACGTACGTTATTATGTACCCATTGTGCTGACGGCTACTGCCCTGATCCTTTATTTTAATCCTACAGCGAGCGATACGCTAATGAGAGTCACGGCTGCTTTAGTTATTGCCTGTCCAGTGGCACTTATTCTGGCCACTCCCACTGCGATTGTCGCTTCTTTATCCGCAGCTGCAAGATCAGGAATTCTGATTAAAGACGTCAATCATATTGAATCCATGGCACGTGCCGATGCCTTTATGTTTGATAAAACGGGTACTTTAACTTCTGGCACGCTCTCTGTTGAGCTCGTTTCACCACTGCAAGAAGATAATGAAATAACCTTGATTAAAGCGGCTGCCATTGCAGAATCATCCAGCTCGCACCCCGTTGCCCGTGCCGTACGTACTTTTGCCGAAGATGCGGGCTTTGAAGATGTTCAGCCCGATGACCTTCACGAAGAACCTGGACGCGGTGTTCGTGCTCAATGGGACAATCACACGATCTTAGCAGGTAATTTGAAGTGGATGGAAGATAATGGTATTAACACTGAATATTTCGAAAGTGCCATGAACGAGATCGCCCTCAGTATGAGTTTACTCTACATCGCTATTGATGGTATACCTGTGGGCTGGCTAGGTTTATCTGACTCGATCCGTCCTGATTCCGCCGACACCCTCAATGACTTAAAAGATTGCGGCATTCGCTACTTAGGTATTGTATCGGGCGACCGCCAATCTGTAGTTGATGCCGTCGGCGCAAAACTCACCCTCAATGGTCGCAATGGTGCATGCTCTCCCGAAGATAAAGTTAAACATTTACGCGCGCTAAAAGATAAAGGTTATCATGTTGTCTTCGTCGGTGACGGTGTAAACGATGGCCCCGCCCTTGCCACGGCTGACATTGGTATTGCTATGGGTGCAGCAGGTAGTGATATTGCCGTTGAATCAGCTTCAATTGCTCTCATGCACAACAACCTCAATCGCTTACCTTTCCTAACGCAACTTTCTCGCGCCATGCGCTCAGTCGTTTTACAAAATCTCATCCTTGGTATTTTCATTATCTTAGGTGGCATGATCCTCGCTGCCATGGGTATGCTTCAACCCGTCATTGCCGCCGCATTCCAGGTCATTGGCTCGCTCGCCGTCGTAATGAATTCTGCTCGCCTCGTTCGCCAAGGAGAAAACTTATCTGGAGAAAGCCATGAGTCATGA
- a CDS encoding ATP-binding cassette domain-containing protein, with protein MSHDKFLIKGAGLQKTFKDFWGRPKVKAIQNIDITVPKGSIFGLLGPNGAGKSTLLKIILGHLYPTAGRIQVLGKDPRDVSIKQKMGYLPERSYLYKNLTATETLHYFGEILGLDKKQIKSRTEQLLEMVGLKNAIHRQVGQFSHGMTRRMGLAQALLNDPELLILDEPTAGLDPLGCREVKDLIITLGQRGKTVLLTSHLLADVEDVADDLLVIYGGTVQSGGKANQLLQDQDKTRLEFPNVSQATMQKALASLKLELPSSSINITSPNQSLEDYFINIVQKSTAKGSSNSGAAAGSGVADYLKDEKNLEDTRVREQESGNKKEIEPQISQINTDEKTILNDVNQEQNLIKDSEPQKTHKSTENHSELNIQNSKLESPGNAEFQSASTSDINKKEVEPRNTQKNTDEKTILNEKQKETGQQSVDKSSGNADGSYASNSKLESPGNAEFQSASTSDIKKKDPEPRNTQKNTDEKTILNEKQKETGQQSVDKSSGNADGSSATNSKLESPGNAEFQSASTSDINKKDPEPRNTLKSTEVRTRNQEAGSEQDLSEAQPKPSAAQAKRSPSKAPAEPQAALPPVPKLGLSENEAKSIKVGKINKVIHRS; from the coding sequence ATGAGTCATGATAAATTTCTAATCAAAGGTGCAGGCCTACAAAAAACTTTCAAAGATTTTTGGGGTCGCCCCAAAGTTAAAGCCATTCAAAATATTGATATTACCGTGCCTAAGGGCAGTATCTTTGGCCTTCTAGGCCCCAATGGTGCCGGTAAATCAACCCTGCTCAAAATCATTCTCGGCCACCTCTACCCCACCGCTGGCCGTATTCAGGTATTAGGCAAGGATCCGCGCGATGTCAGCATTAAACAAAAAATGGGTTACTTACCTGAGCGCTCCTACCTCTATAAAAATCTAACGGCTACTGAGACCCTACATTACTTTGGTGAAATCTTAGGCTTAGATAAAAAACAAATCAAATCCCGTACGGAACAACTTCTCGAGATGGTTGGTCTCAAGAATGCAATTCATCGTCAAGTAGGACAATTTTCTCACGGCATGACGCGCCGCATGGGCTTAGCTCAAGCTTTACTCAATGACCCCGAATTACTGATTCTCGACGAACCTACTGCCGGCCTTGACCCCCTTGGTTGCCGCGAAGTTAAAGACCTCATCATTACTCTCGGTCAACGTGGCAAAACCGTTCTTTTAACCAGCCACTTACTTGCTGATGTGGAAGATGTTGCTGACGACCTCCTCGTCATCTATGGTGGCACCGTACAATCAGGCGGCAAAGCGAACCAGCTTCTTCAAGACCAAGATAAAACTCGTCTCGAATTCCCTAACGTTAGTCAAGCCACCATGCAAAAGGCCCTGGCTTCATTAAAGTTAGAGCTCCCAAGTTCAAGCATTAATATCACTTCTCCAAATCAAAGCTTAGAAGATTACTTTATCAACATTGTCCAAAAATCTACTGCCAAAGGCTCCTCTAATTCGGGTGCCGCAGCTGGCTCTGGTGTCGCTGATTATCTCAAGGATGAAAAGAATTTGGAGGATACAAGAGTCAGGGAACAGGAGTCAGGTAATAAAAAAGAAATTGAACCACAGATTTCACAGATCAACACAGATGAAAAGACAATTTTAAATGATGTTAATCAAGAACAAAATCTAATAAAAGATTCCGAACCACAGAAAACACATAAGAGCACGGAAAACCATTCAGAATTAAACATTCAAAATTCAAAATTAGAATCCCCTGGGAACGCCGAATTTCAGTCGGCTTCTACTTCAGATATAAATAAAAAAGAAGTTGAACCACGAAACACACAGAAAAACACAGATGAAAAGACAATTTTAAATGAAAAACAAAAAGAAACAGGTCAGCAATCAGTAGACAAAAGCTCTGGGAACGCGGACGGCTCGTACGCAAGCAATTCAAAATTAGAATCCCCTGGGAACGCCGAATTTCAGTCGGCTTCTACTTCAGATATAAAGAAAAAAGACCCTGAACCACGAAACACACAGAAAAACACAGATGAAAAGACAATTTTAAATGAGAAACAAAAAGAAACAGGTCAGCAATCAGTAGACAAAAGCTCTGGGAACGCGGACGGCTCGTCCGCAACAAATTCAAAATTAGAATCCCCTGGGAACGCCGAATTTCAGTCGGCTTCTACTTCAGATATAAATAAAAAAGACCCTGAACCACGGAACACACTGAAAAGCACAGAAGTAAGAACCAGGAACCAGGAAGCTGGATCAGAGCAAGACCTAAGCGAAGCGCAACCTAAGCCAAGCGCAGCCCAAGCGAAGCGCAGCCCAAGCAAAGCGCCAGCCGAACCACAAGCGGCTCTACCCCCCGTCCCAAAATTAGGCCTCAGTGAAAATGAAGCCAAGTCGATTAAAGTGGGCAAAATCAATAAAGTTATTCATCGTTCATGA
- a CDS encoding ABC transporter permease has translation MNKTLTVARLSFKLLLRQGSLKGLPLIIIALCAFTFFSATDDSGILFDELKLKTLYSFSISYTFLSVAVIALTCFTIRRQIDSRNIYQLCSLPLSRFNIWLGQALALFTASLLLLVCLYATLLSSIYIFQKSFSLEERNSLYNTISSPEKQVKPILLSDYDLIIKTVQEKGGKLQAGMPPEIWDAIHLEVIREAQTLESQESKTYEFDLGQRPSTEFFTFHFRPFFLGENADFKFDILPDLNAPPNYSMMDKTTQARKTFLQMPSSAIPSDGRIFIKITNLHSGSVSIQRNSGIYCSFTSSTVNVNLIKAFFSHSLHLAIFVILGMTCATALTFATASFASFSLFLLSLSYGFFQGIAKDMLFMYEPPFSKIFASKTIESLLWIVKGLQAPPVIENFSQSRLIESNQVFGLWLPSALVYGLIISALGVYLFNKKELSLLEV, from the coding sequence ATGAACAAGACTCTTACAGTTGCACGACTCTCATTCAAACTTTTATTAAGACAAGGAAGTTTAAAGGGTTTACCTCTGATTATCATTGCCTTGTGTGCCTTCACTTTTTTTAGTGCCACTGATGATAGCGGAATTTTATTTGATGAACTCAAACTAAAAACTTTGTACTCATTTTCTATTTCCTATACTTTTTTAAGTGTGGCGGTCATTGCACTCACCTGCTTCACCATCAGACGCCAAATTGATTCGAGAAATATTTATCAACTTTGCTCCTTACCCCTTTCACGATTTAATATTTGGCTTGGGCAAGCTTTAGCACTTTTTACGGCGAGTTTATTACTACTCGTCTGCTTATACGCCACTCTTCTTAGTTCTATTTACATCTTCCAAAAGTCATTTTCTCTCGAAGAACGTAATTCACTGTATAACACAATCTCCTCCCCTGAAAAACAAGTAAAGCCCATTCTCCTAAGCGACTATGATTTAATAATCAAAACTGTTCAGGAAAAAGGCGGCAAACTCCAAGCTGGCATGCCTCCCGAGATCTGGGATGCCATTCATCTTGAAGTCATTAGAGAAGCACAAACTTTGGAGAGCCAAGAATCAAAAACTTATGAATTCGATCTCGGCCAACGCCCAAGCACAGAATTCTTCACTTTTCATTTTCGACCCTTTTTTCTAGGCGAAAATGCAGATTTCAAATTTGATATCCTACCCGATTTAAATGCCCCCCCAAATTATTCAATGATGGATAAAACTACTCAAGCCAGAAAAACTTTTCTACAAATGCCGAGTTCTGCGATTCCCAGTGATGGTCGTATTTTTATCAAAATTACCAATTTGCATAGTGGCTCTGTGAGTATTCAACGCAATAGCGGGATTTATTGCTCCTTCACGTCTTCAACTGTAAATGTGAACTTAATCAAAGCCTTTTTTTCCCACTCACTTCATTTAGCTATATTTGTTATTTTGGGCATGACTTGCGCTACGGCTTTGACCTTTGCGACTGCTAGCTTTGCAAGTTTCTCTCTTTTCCTGCTCTCACTTTCTTATGGTTTTTTTCAGGGCATTGCCAAAGACATGCTCTTCATGTACGAACCTCCCTTCAGTAAAATTTTTGCGTCAAAAACTATTGAAAGTTTATTGTGGATTGTTAAAGGACTGCAAGCACCTCCCGTAATTGAAAATTTCTCTCAATCAAGACTAATTGAGTCTAACCAAGTTTTTGGTCTTTGGCTACCCTCAGCCTTGGTCTATGGGCTTATCATCAGCGCTTTAGGCGTCTATCTTTTCAATAAAAAAGAACTTTCTTTACTCGAGGTCTAG